A genomic segment from Methanoplanus limicola DSM 2279 encodes:
- a CDS encoding type II toxin-antitoxin system HicA family toxin — MWTALSKIPLLSALKVIKTLSAFGYEPIRRTGSHIHLLHPETKRLVTVQNHPGIAIGTLISILIQADIERKDFLSHLK, encoded by the coding sequence ATGTGGACAGCCTTGTCGAAAATACCTCTGCTGTCAGCACTTAAAGTTATTAAAACGCTTTCTGCTTTTGGTTATGAACCGATACGCCGGACCGGGAGCCATATCCATCTGCTGCATCCGGAAACAAAAAGGCTTGTAACAGTTCAAAATCATCCTGGAATCGCTATTGGTACTCTTATCTCAATACTTATACAGGCAGATATTGAAAGAAAAGATTTTC